The proteins below come from a single Panicum hallii strain FIL2 chromosome 7, PHallii_v3.1, whole genome shotgun sequence genomic window:
- the LOC112900314 gene encoding protein DETOXIFICATION 16-like isoform X1, producing the protein MMPSMDEPLLANGVGKNRGVRELVLAEVRKQLYLAGPLIAAWLLQNLISMISVMFVGHLGELALSSASIATSFASVTGFSFLAGMASSLDTLCGQAFGAKQYSLLGIFKQRAVLVLTLMSVAVAVIWSYTGRILLFFGQDPEIAAGAESYIQWMIPALFAYGPLQCHVRFLQTQNIVLPVMVSSGVTALNHLLVCWLLVYKIGLGYKGAALANAISYLTNVSILAIYVRLSPHCKNTWRGFTKEAFHDIPNFLRLGVPSALMVCLEWWSFELLVLLSGLLPNPKLETSVLSICLNSCSLAFMIPFGLSAAISTRVSNELGAGRPEDARLATRVVMVLALLVGILVGLVMVLARNLWGYAYSSEEEVVEYIARMMPILAVAFVFDDLQGVLSGVVRGCGWQKIGACVNLGAYYLIGVPAAFCFAFVYHLGGKGLWFGMICALVVQMLLLLSVTLCSNWEKEHLHFVDYVGFEGEGQNFQFISTNRHGDMIHTDDMLSGYEILQSLENQQAQPFFMEVLILMAWSCGQ; encoded by the exons ATGATGCCAAGCATGGATGAGCCCCTTCTTGCCAATGGTGTTGGGAAGAACAGAGGGGTGAGAGAGCTGGTTCTGGCTGAGGTGAGAAAGCAGCTGTACCTTGCGGGGCCACTGATCGCGGCATGGCTACTGCAGAACCTCATCTCCATGATATCTGTCATGTTCGTCGGCCACCTCGGTGAGCTTGCCCTCTCCAGTGCCTCCATCGCCACCTCCTTTGCAAGCGTTACTGGCTTCAGCTTCTTG GCTGGCATGGCGAGCAGCTTGGACACACTGTGTGGGCAAGCCTTTGGAGCAAAGCAGTACTCTCTTCTTGGAATCTTCAAGCAGAGGGCCGTACTTGTGCTCACTCTGATGAGCGTGGCTGTCGCGGTGATCTGGTCGTACACAGGCCGGATCCTTCTATTCTTCGGCCAGGACCCAGAGATAGCAGCCGGGGCAGAGAGTTACATCCAGTGGATGATTCCGGCGCTGTTCGCATATGGGCCACTGCAGTGCCATGTCCGGTTCCTGCAGACACAGAACATTGTCCTCCCGGTGATGGTGAGCTCAGGCGTCACGGCGCTGAACCATCTGCTAGTGTGCTGGTTGCTAGTGTACAAGATTGGTCTGGGCTACAAGGGTGCTGCCCTGGCCAATGCCATCTCGTACCTGACCAACGTCTCCATCCTGGCGATCTATGTGAGGCTCTCACCTCACTGTAAGAATACATGGAGAGGGTTCACAAAGGAGGCCTTTCATGACATCCCCAACTTCTTAAGGCTTGGTGTTCCTTCTGCACTGATGGTTTG CTTGGAGTGGTGGTCATTTGAGCTTCTGGTTCTTCTTTCTGGACTTCTCCCGAATCCTAAGCTCGAAACATCAGTACTGTCCATTTG CTTAAACTCATGTTCTTTAGCGTTCATGATCCCGTTTGGGCTTAGTGCCGCCATAAG CACCCGTGTTTCAAATGAGCTTGGTGCTGGACGACCAGAGGATGCCCGTCTGGCAACCCGTGTGGTCATGGTTCTGGCTCTGTTGGTGGGCATATTGGTTGGACTTGTTATGGTGCTAGCACGCAATTTATGGGGTTATGCGTACAGCAGTGAGGAGGAAGTGGTGGAATACATCGCCAGAATGATGCCAATTCTTGCTGTAGCATTCGTATTCGATGACTTGCAGGGTGTCCTTTCAG GTGTTGTTAGGGGTTGTGGGTGGCAAAAGATTGGTGCTTGTGTTAACCTTGGTGCATACTACCTTATCGGGGTTCCAGCCGCCTTCTGTTTTGCTTTCGTTTATCATTTGGGTGGAAAG GGACTTTGGTTCGGAATGATCTGCGCACTTGTAGTGCAGATGCTATTGCTTCTTTCCGTTACCTTGTGCAGCAACTGGGAGAAAGAA CAtctccattttgttgattatGTAGGCTTTGAAGGCGAAGGACAGAATTTTCAATTCATCTCTACCAATAGACATGGCGACATGATACACACAG ATGACATGCTATCTGGATATGAGATCTTGCAATCCCTCGAAAACCAACAAGCTCAACCTTTCTTCATGGAAGTTCTGATTCTAATGGCTTGGAGTTGTGGACAATGA
- the LOC112900314 gene encoding protein DETOXIFICATION 16-like isoform X2 produces MMPSMDEPLLANGVGKNRGVRELVLAEVRKQLYLAGPLIAAWLLQNLISMISVMFVGHLGELALSSASIATSFASVTGFSFLAGMASSLDTLCGQAFGAKQYSLLGIFKQRAVLVLTLMSVAVAVIWSYTGRILLFFGQDPEIAAGAESYIQWMIPALFAYGPLQCHVRFLQTQNIVLPVMVSSGVTALNHLLVCWLLVYKIGLGYKGAALANAISYLTNVSILAIYVRLSPHCKNTWRGFTKEAFHDIPNFLRLGVPSALMVCLEWWSFELLVLLSGLLPNPKLETSVLSICLNSCSLAFMIPFGLSAAISTRVSNELGAGRPEDARLATRVVMVLALLVGILVGLVMVLARNLWGYAYSSEEEVVEYIARMMPILAVAFVFDDLQGVLSGVVRGCGWQKIGACVNLGAYYLIGVPAAFCFAFVYHLGGKGLWFGMICALVVQMLLLLSVTLCSNWEKEALKAKDRIFNSSLPIDMAT; encoded by the exons ATGATGCCAAGCATGGATGAGCCCCTTCTTGCCAATGGTGTTGGGAAGAACAGAGGGGTGAGAGAGCTGGTTCTGGCTGAGGTGAGAAAGCAGCTGTACCTTGCGGGGCCACTGATCGCGGCATGGCTACTGCAGAACCTCATCTCCATGATATCTGTCATGTTCGTCGGCCACCTCGGTGAGCTTGCCCTCTCCAGTGCCTCCATCGCCACCTCCTTTGCAAGCGTTACTGGCTTCAGCTTCTTG GCTGGCATGGCGAGCAGCTTGGACACACTGTGTGGGCAAGCCTTTGGAGCAAAGCAGTACTCTCTTCTTGGAATCTTCAAGCAGAGGGCCGTACTTGTGCTCACTCTGATGAGCGTGGCTGTCGCGGTGATCTGGTCGTACACAGGCCGGATCCTTCTATTCTTCGGCCAGGACCCAGAGATAGCAGCCGGGGCAGAGAGTTACATCCAGTGGATGATTCCGGCGCTGTTCGCATATGGGCCACTGCAGTGCCATGTCCGGTTCCTGCAGACACAGAACATTGTCCTCCCGGTGATGGTGAGCTCAGGCGTCACGGCGCTGAACCATCTGCTAGTGTGCTGGTTGCTAGTGTACAAGATTGGTCTGGGCTACAAGGGTGCTGCCCTGGCCAATGCCATCTCGTACCTGACCAACGTCTCCATCCTGGCGATCTATGTGAGGCTCTCACCTCACTGTAAGAATACATGGAGAGGGTTCACAAAGGAGGCCTTTCATGACATCCCCAACTTCTTAAGGCTTGGTGTTCCTTCTGCACTGATGGTTTG CTTGGAGTGGTGGTCATTTGAGCTTCTGGTTCTTCTTTCTGGACTTCTCCCGAATCCTAAGCTCGAAACATCAGTACTGTCCATTTG CTTAAACTCATGTTCTTTAGCGTTCATGATCCCGTTTGGGCTTAGTGCCGCCATAAG CACCCGTGTTTCAAATGAGCTTGGTGCTGGACGACCAGAGGATGCCCGTCTGGCAACCCGTGTGGTCATGGTTCTGGCTCTGTTGGTGGGCATATTGGTTGGACTTGTTATGGTGCTAGCACGCAATTTATGGGGTTATGCGTACAGCAGTGAGGAGGAAGTGGTGGAATACATCGCCAGAATGATGCCAATTCTTGCTGTAGCATTCGTATTCGATGACTTGCAGGGTGTCCTTTCAG GTGTTGTTAGGGGTTGTGGGTGGCAAAAGATTGGTGCTTGTGTTAACCTTGGTGCATACTACCTTATCGGGGTTCCAGCCGCCTTCTGTTTTGCTTTCGTTTATCATTTGGGTGGAAAG GGACTTTGGTTCGGAATGATCTGCGCACTTGTAGTGCAGATGCTATTGCTTCTTTCCGTTACCTTGTGCAGCAACTGGGAGAAAGAA GCTTTGAAGGCGAAGGACAGAATTTTCAATTCATCTCTACCAATAGACATGGCGACATGA